The Brassica napus cultivar Da-Ae chromosome C1, Da-Ae, whole genome shotgun sequence DNA segment TACTAATTGGTAATTAGCGATCTAAACGAAGATGTTATTTAAAACCGGTTCGAACAAGAACGTTTTCTGAGAATACGTAAAgaacatttattttaatgttacttTCGTGAATACTTTTTATTACACTATATCAAAACCGGttactatatattatatcatataATCACATAAGATATACTCACGCATGATACATGTATATCAAAACGAGATCTAACGgatgaatatattaataaatatatattaaaaaaaatgccAGTAATTGGCATAAATATTGATTGACAATAactcattaatataaatattgtccGAACAGGAAACTGCAAAACATCCGCCAGCCATAGGCATATATTTACTTTGACAATCACTCATCACAATAATTACTATCATAACAGCATAATCATGCCATTAATATTAGCCACAATATACGTCTTTGAATATAATTCATTCTGGTTATAGAACTCCAATCTAGGAATCAAATTCGCAGAATTGCCATATAGGCTCAATACCGTcctatttcatatttttaaagtggtagcaatatatatacaagctttcctaaataaaagatataaaaaatacgtatttttgatcaaaattgattgatttaaaatttaatttagttgACCATATTAACTATTTGTTTCCTTTAATATTCCATGTGATTCGACGAGCATGGAATATGGTAAgttctcaaaatttaatattaatttgaatTTCGAAAATTATGAGGACGATTAGTTATGCAAACATACCCTAGACCAGCGCattgcatatataaatattaggtcGTCTCTTTCTCAAAACAAAGTCTTCACCACCGTCTCCTTctcaaaattatgaatttaatttcttttttataatttgtttctttagtattttattgttttattgtctatatttttcttattttatattcataatttatattatgaatACAATAATTCTATtgcttatgttttgttttatcttaaactcataataaatttatataagtcTTTGCTTACTTTCAcagtttttttaattcaaatatatttaaattactcCGATAAATTAAGAAGTGTAGTTTTAAAGttataatctctttaatctataattccgcgcagggcgcgggttatcacctagttTGTGATATATTAGTCTGTAGCACTCGGTATATAACAAGATTTACATGTAACCTATACAAGATttaattagcaaaaaaaaaaaacatatacaagATTTTATGTTGTATTCTATTGCCGTTAGGGTGAAGTGAGACAGTTCTACAATTTTCAATAAGTTGGAAAGATAGGATCTAATGTATTCACCACATCTTATCAAAAGATAGAAAGATAGAAAgcgtaatatatatattccctAACTAAGGATGACGTATAAGACCCCAAAAATCAAGTTCCCATGTGCATGCAAGAAGTGTCGAAAACTATATGTGATCTACACAGAGACAACAAACAAATTTTCTTGTCCATATCTATTCAAAAGTGACGGTATATGGTGGGTGGCATTAATGTGCACTGCCTTATAGACATCTGTAGTGTTCTGAATTTAATTCACATTTTCTCCATAATTCACATGTCGAATTTTCTTTTCACAAAAACAAAAGTTGTGAATACAGTTGCCTTTCTTGTCTATATCCATACAGCAACGGGTCCTTATAGTTACTGCCTAGTGGTTACGAAGCTTATACTGAATATGAATTATTCATATCTGGCAATTTGATTTCATTGGTGCATGACACATTATACTTTCTATTGCTCTTTGTTTCCTGTGCGGTTTGGCTTTTTAAAACTCCCGTTTCCCATGAACTGGTTCTTTTGCCAACAATTGTAGCCTGAGTTGCTTTGCTTATTATTAAGATTGTCTACTAAAACGGTAACTAAACATTATCAGCATCCACTACTAAATGGTGAAACCGAGACTGGTCTTACGTTTCTTTTTTTGCTCATGCATGTACACTCATGGGAAGGTCTTACGTTTTTGATTGGAGCTAGTTCATCGAAGCCAATGGCCGGGGCCGGAGTTGTCAACCGCCTCCGCCTATTGTGCTCTGAGCGAACCTCGATCTTCTCCTTGTCTGCTGGTCCATTTCGATGTTGACCTACCGGCCTCTATTCAAGTTGTTTATGGTGACCTTGTTTCTAGCTTCGGTTCTTGTAACTTTGCTAGACCGATTtgtttctaaatgtttttttttaactttttttgcaACATTTGGGAACCATCAAGCTTTAATAGCAGAATGGGATCCAAGTTAAGCTTGTATCAAACTTTCATTTTCACTAATGATATTcacattcttagcaaaaaagGTATTATCTCTATTCCTTGTTGGTTTCGGAGTAAGCTGGGCCAAATCTTAGGATGTGATTCATTTTCTGGCAACCTGGCGTTGATTATTACGTTGCTGTTGGAAATCGCCATGGAAATCTATATTCAGCATAAGCTCCTTGCAACCTCCGGACCTCCGGTTCCACCTTTCCATATATAATGTTGTTTGGCTTTCCTCATTACAATGTCGTTGACACCAAATGGACTGACAGTATAACAGCTCAACATTATCGTTCCagcaaaataaaacaatttttgaTTACTCTATTTTCCTTTTGCGTCCAATATTATTTCTATATAAACCATTTGAACTTTTGATATAGAATATGTATAGGTAGATATATGCATGACACTATTAAACCAATGACTTTCTCtcctcttcatctcctccatcgTTCCTAACCGCTGGTCTCGCCTGAACCTTGCTCGGAGGTTTACTATCCATCGGTACCATCTTCAATACAATTCCCATTGCTATCAACAGCAACCCCGATCCGTGCTGTTCAGTTAATGGCTTGGTGAATATCAAATACGACAGCAACAACGTAACCCCTTTCCTCGCTGTTGTTATCTACACACACAAAAACGTATTTAAAACAGAAACAGGATTTTAGAACGTATGTTCAATAAAATAACGCAAGTCAGGGTTTGTTAGACAAGATTAGAGATTATACCAAGGCAGTTGTAGCGGCTCCAAAGAGTGCAATGAGCGATAGAACAGAGACTTGACCGATGAATGTGGCCATGGCTTCGAATACAAGCACTCCATACACATACGGATGCTGCAAAATTAAACAAAGGAGAGTTGATTTTTTAATACACCAACCTACTAATCATTAAACCGTTAGTCTTAGAAAAATTACACGTTGGTACTTTACTTAGGTTTCGTTTATTCCATAATTTccattattataaaagttaaattgGCTTTTAAAAAGTTGGCAGATTTAGGCACGTCCTGGTCAATGATTTCATTTAGACGGTACCAAGAATCCGACAAATTTTGACATTTTCATTAAACCGAAGCTGAATCCGGTTAATCCATGAACCAAGAACTAAATCGGACCAAAACCATAACTAAGAATTTTCATAGAAAAATACAAAGTTCACTCTGGCTTCATATGGACTATCTCATAATggtaaataaaccaaaaactaaaatgggTTAATTTGGTTTTGGTCAAGCTTTACGGTTTAAGAAAACCAAAACATTGGGTTTGGACTTACTTGTGAGCAAGCAGTCCACGCACGGAAAAGCTCACCGGTTAAGACCATGGGAACGAATAAGAAGGGCAATCCAACAACCGTTGAGCAGAAAAGCATCTCCATCTGTCACATTTTATACATTAGCAAGAATCTCAGgcacaaaacaaaacagaacgGTATAAGAAAACCAGACAGAACCgggttttttttgtgttttcttgccTGAGTTGTCTCGGGATTCATTGTGAAAATGGCTTCTTGAAGATTACCCAAGAAAGCATCCATGATCAATGCACCAGAAATCATCAAAATCCCGATCATACTGAAATTAGGAGACATTTGGGCGTCTGCTAATGTGAATAGGATCAAACCAAGAACCAGCAAGAACGCTGAGATGTATTCATGGACCGGGTATTTCCTCCTCAAACCGGGTATGAACGCTACCATTATCATTACCGGCAACACCTAAACCGTCATTTTGATCACTCTCTGAACACTAGCTAATGTCAATTCAAATGAATTTGTAAAAATTTGGGGAGTTCTGAATGTACCTTGGTGGatttgaacatgatttgagCTGGATAGTTGAGATAAGCCAAAGATCCTTTGGTTAAACCATGTGATCCCATGAGAACAGCAGAGAGTTTGACATAAGTTCTCATGGGATTCACAATATGTTTTGTGGTGAAGCCTTGAAGGTAGATGAGGAATAAGTAGACAAATCCTTGTATAAACGTGAAGTACCAACCAAAGctacaagaaagaaagaaaacaaaaacaccaTTGTTaagtttcttgttttgttttaaatatctaaaagtTGAAGTAAATGAAGTTTACTTTACCTAAATTGGAGCCGATTATAAACATATTCctgtataaataaaaatcaagtcaATAATCAAAATGGTTTATCCAATAAATTCTCCAAAGTCTGTTTTTGTTTACAAGATCATAACTGATCTCACAAGGTATTAGAtggttttgtaatttatattttatgaaatgtaTAGAAATCAAGAAGTTTGTGTGTGTTTGGAGAGAGTTATGCAATTTTCTTATTCCTCTGTTTTATTTTCCTTACGAgaccaaaacataaaacactTAGCATGCAAATTAATTTGAATGTCACATATTTCCATTGAGAAAGGTGCGGAATTATCAACAAAATGATTCTACGTTATCAATCGATTATATTTCGGGATTTTCAGAAGCAAAATTAGAACagaaaaataaactttaaaaaaaggGAGAAAAAGAACCTCGCAAACTCCGTTAACGAGGTAGCCAAAGAAGAAACCAGAAGTGCAAATGAGAAACTGTTGCCAAGTTGGTCGATCAGACAGAGATATTCCAAACAGAGTTCTTGATTGTTCCTccttcattcttcttcttctttttttgattaCCAAAAGACAAAAAGAATCAAAGTAAAAGCCAAAACGAACACGAGTAAAAACCTCCAAGTAAATTATCAAAAGCATGTAAAGTGACCCATAACGGTAAATCACTCCtagaaataacaaaacaaaaagggtAATCACAGAAACAACACCAACCCAAACCAAATATCCTCTGATTCACTCTTCAAAGTCTTATCTCAAAActttaaagaagagagagagagatggcttTGGGAACGAAAGAAGAGAGCTTTTAAAACCGAAGAAacacatgaagaagaagaagaggcgcGTCAAGATTTAATACTCGCCGCGTGATTCGCCACTCTTTGACACGTTTTTCTCAGTATCCGTTCTTCCTTTTTTACGTTCCCTAATTGTTTTTtgggaaaattatgttttcagaGCACCATTAACCCAACAGTTGCTTAaccggaatttttttttttttatctgacaaaaaaaaattaaaagaatgaCCGATCGTGGACCGCCACGTATCCGTGGGGTCTGCGAACAGTGCAAGCAACAGCTGCCCTAATTAAacactctttcttcttcttcttctcttttctttttttttaattaaaaaaaatgctaAGCACCCCTTAAGCACCCATGGTTAATGGTGCTTTCACTACAAGAGAacaggggattctgatggccgaaatcgtcggaaattcgtcggaatagaccgattctgacgaatttccgacgaacccgtccgtcggtatcgtttcgtcggaaaaaaaaactcgtcggaatttcgtcagaacttccgacgactttctgacgaataccgagaaaagtcattctgacgaacttccgacgatattacgatgcggatacacgagaccagagttcatcggaaaaactacgtaccgacggagaacgttcctcggtgcattccgacggacaacggtcgtcggaatataccgacggacaacggtcgtcggaatataccgacgaccgTTGTTCGTCGGTACATTCCGACGAACgaggttcgtcggtatattccgccGGATAtgttccgtcggtatattccgacgaccactgtccgtcggtatttacccttttttttttcaaattaattttgcatttttatatattttttgatattaataaatttaaaaaatcagaaatttaaaactaataatattataaaatttaaattcataaaaaccgaaataggaaaaaaacattcataaagtttaaaattcatacaaacccaaataaaaaaaaacattccgaaagttttaaaaagccgaaataaactaagatgaactcgaagacatcaaacgatctagcttctgcataatctcggtgttgaacttcttctgggatgccaactcagcaaggatagtggcattctccgaacggatagtggcattctccgaaaggatagtggtgttctgctcctccaatgccccaatccgttcatctttgtcatgtagctcctcgagaatcatgggatcggcatacggagcttgtgaagaagatgccggatacgaagaagcacgacgggccaacccaactaaacggcctcctttccttttaggaaccgcctacaaaaatatttaaagtaagtaaatagggacaagtaagtaatcgacattataaaaaaaatatattaataaaaaaaattaccttttcaaccatctcatttatttgcaatagagacagttggttgaagctcccgtggagtcgccgtcatcagagagaggctgagattgggaaactatttcagcttccaccaaatcaactacacctttgatcacggggtcctgaatttgacccgtcgtcttgttagtgtgagccaccttaatgagttgtagacgatcaacgggattaccgtcatttgcttcgatctaaaaaaaccgccattattagccaagaaatatataaaatatttatttaaaaaatataaagataaataataataaaaaacttacaagttcatcctccttagtagacatagagcaagcgccgaggttgtgcacatacatacctttcccgccacgatcgctcttccggttcctggagttcctagaagacgtctctgcagtttcttccttctcccaatgagctatcaactgctcccacaccgacccgttgatgaaccgtggcttcttgttcttctgccaaactgtcttccacgagtttatctgctttgtgtaagagtccatggccttttcgttgaatttcttacggactgtttccgtaagatcggagtgccagttgaactcttgctacaaaacaaacacaatttaataagtaaatatatttaaaaaaatgttcaaactttagaaaaatgaagagttactataccgcgaactgacgaaaccacaactctcgttcgtcggaagggatcacactccactttggatatccaaaacggagcatggagtacatcatctggttgatgctctggctaatgccatttttcgacttggtgaacctttaaaaaaaatacaagttagcaagttaattaaaggaaaaaatataacggtacaaataaaaaaaatactaaccaagtgctatggcctcgtcgtgggttggattggagaaacgggagatgctctcgacctggttgttgaaccaatagatgaaccggcatgacccccggatcctgttgagcagcaacGTGAGGGGctgagggagctggagcgggaatatatgcgggaaccgagtcatgagacgatcccgatgcacgggaactgctcaccgaactacgtcgaagacgggctgcggagcgggcttcatcctcggccctaaaaaaaaaaatttaacccatcaaacatattttcaaatcatttctatttttaatgttttcatttatatatttacaaaaggttttataaacgttttaaaaaaaactattaaaccttttatatatatatatatatgtatacaaaattataaaaaatt contains these protein-coding regions:
- the LOC106368265 gene encoding UDP-galactose/UDP-glucose transporter 2, which translates into the protein MLLIIYLEVFTRVRFGFYFDSFCLLVIKKRRRRMKEEQSRTLFGISLSDRPTWQQFLICTSGFFFGYLVNGVCEEYVYNRLQFSFGWYFTFIQGFVYLFLIYLQGFTTKHIVNPMRTYVKLSAVLMGSHGLTKGSLAYLNYPAQIMFKSTKVLPVMIMVAFIPGLRRKYPVHEYISAFLLVLGLILFTLADAQMSPNFSMIGILMISGALIMDAFLGNLQEAIFTMNPETTQMEMLFCSTVVGLPFLFVPMVLTGELFRAWTACSQHPYVYGVLVFEAMATFIGQVSVLSLIALFGAATTALITTARKGVTLLLSYLIFTKPLTEQHGSGLLLIAMGIVLKMVPMDSKPPSKVQARPAVRNDGGDEEERKSLV